One Methylomonas sp. LL1 DNA window includes the following coding sequences:
- a CDS encoding DegT/DnrJ/EryC1/StrS family aminotransferase → MIPVNEPLLDGNEKKYLLECIETGWISSEGPFIKRFETEFAKRFGRKNAVAVANGTAALDIGIETLGIGPGDEVIVPTFTIISCLHQIVRAGATPVLVDCCPLTWNMDVSQVESKITSKTKAIMAVHIYGLPVDMQPLLDLAQRHGLKVIEDAAEAHGQTYNGKPCGSFGDISTFSFYPNKHITTGEGGMVVTDDDELAEQARSLRNLCFQPAKRFVHERLGWNYRMTNMQAALGIAQLERLDEFIRRKREIGELYSELLGTLPGVQLPLMQTEYAQNIFWVFGLVLDKSQGLTADQAMQRLADKEIGTRPFFYPMHLQPVLKKMGFFTNETYPVAENLYRYGFYIPSGLALTNAQIEKVAYACREVLQ, encoded by the coding sequence ATGATACCCGTCAATGAGCCATTGCTGGATGGAAATGAAAAGAAATACTTGCTGGAATGTATAGAAACCGGCTGGATCTCTTCCGAAGGCCCCTTCATAAAACGCTTTGAAACCGAATTTGCCAAACGCTTTGGGCGCAAAAACGCTGTTGCCGTGGCAAATGGTACGGCTGCTCTAGATATTGGAATTGAGACATTGGGTATAGGGCCTGGCGATGAAGTCATTGTTCCTACTTTTACTATCATTTCCTGTCTTCATCAAATCGTCCGGGCAGGAGCAACGCCCGTATTGGTCGATTGCTGCCCCCTGACTTGGAATATGGATGTCAGCCAGGTCGAGTCAAAAATCACGTCAAAAACCAAGGCCATCATGGCCGTGCATATTTATGGTCTACCTGTTGATATGCAACCGTTATTAGACTTGGCACAAAGACATGGTCTAAAAGTAATAGAAGACGCCGCCGAAGCGCATGGACAAACCTACAACGGCAAACCTTGCGGTAGCTTCGGTGATATCAGCACCTTCAGTTTTTACCCAAATAAACACATTACCACCGGCGAAGGCGGCATGGTGGTAACCGATGACGATGAACTTGCCGAACAGGCACGCAGCTTGCGGAACTTATGCTTCCAGCCAGCCAAACGATTCGTGCATGAACGCTTGGGCTGGAATTATCGTATGACTAATATGCAGGCCGCATTGGGTATCGCGCAATTGGAACGTCTGGATGAATTTATTCGGCGCAAACGCGAAATTGGCGAACTTTATTCCGAATTATTGGGCACTCTGCCGGGGGTGCAATTACCTTTGATGCAGACCGAGTATGCCCAAAACATTTTTTGGGTTTTTGGCTTGGTTTTGGATAAGTCTCAGGGTTTAACAGCCGATCAAGCCATGCAGCGGCTTGCAGACAAAGAAATCGGTACGCGCCCTTTTTTCTATCCCATGCATTTACAACCGGTCTTAAAAAAAATGGGATTTTTTACGAACGAAACATATCCAGTGGCTGAAAACCTTTATCGATACGGTTTTTACATCCCCAGTGGTTTAGCCTTAACAAATGCACAAATTGAAAAAGTGGCTTATGCCTGCCGAGAGGTTTTGCAATGA
- a CDS encoding glycosyltransferase family 4 protein, whose product MNRIGIFLGFPPEGGGVFQYSQSVVEALASLPQTEFTIVVAHTQPAWREKLREYDNRFELVPIQDSKIDAMIGLALRVGLPIRPWRLVAKYIHPFTRLLLKQTCDLWIFPAQDVWTYAIPTPAIGVIHDLMHRYESRFPEVSRFGLFYRRERHYQRLCRYSEGVLVDSGVGKRQVKDSYAVAEECIHVLPFVAPNYILNAQVPEDFDRHYCLPEKFIFYPAQFWEHKNHINLLRALYLIRQAVPNLHLVLSGSKKNAYAKVMLEIENLQLSDRVHVFGYVPDADIGIMYRRARALVMPTFFGPTNIPPLEAMAAGCPVAVSRIYGMPEQVADAALLFDPESVNEIAQVIHRLATDDELCQRLTIAGKLRAAQWGQQQFNERFRFILKSVMRT is encoded by the coding sequence ATGAATCGCATAGGAATTTTTTTAGGATTTCCGCCGGAAGGTGGAGGAGTATTTCAGTATTCTCAATCTGTAGTCGAAGCTTTGGCGAGTCTCCCGCAAACTGAATTTACCATTGTTGTCGCTCATACTCAACCAGCATGGAGGGAAAAGTTAAGAGAATATGACAACAGATTCGAACTAGTACCTATCCAAGACAGCAAAATAGACGCGATGATTGGATTGGCATTACGAGTTGGATTACCAATCAGACCTTGGCGACTGGTTGCAAAATACATCCATCCTTTCACTCGTCTCCTGTTGAAACAAACTTGCGATTTGTGGATATTTCCGGCACAAGATGTTTGGACATACGCGATTCCTACTCCAGCCATAGGTGTCATTCATGACTTGATGCATCGCTATGAGTCGCGTTTTCCCGAGGTATCGAGATTCGGATTGTTTTACAGGCGAGAACGCCACTATCAGCGTCTTTGCCGTTATTCTGAAGGAGTTTTGGTTGATTCGGGAGTTGGTAAGCGTCAAGTGAAGGACTCTTATGCAGTGGCTGAAGAATGTATTCATGTTTTACCATTTGTGGCGCCCAACTATATCCTCAACGCACAAGTTCCGGAAGATTTTGACCGGCATTATTGCTTGCCTGAAAAATTCATTTTTTACCCTGCTCAGTTTTGGGAACACAAAAACCATATTAATTTATTGAGAGCACTTTACTTAATTCGTCAGGCTGTACCCAATCTACACTTGGTTTTGAGCGGTTCAAAAAAAAACGCCTATGCGAAAGTAATGCTTGAAATCGAGAATTTACAGTTGAGCGATCGAGTGCATGTATTTGGGTATGTGCCCGATGCAGATATCGGAATAATGTACAGGCGTGCTCGAGCCTTGGTGATGCCGACATTTTTTGGACCAACTAATATCCCCCCCTTGGAAGCCATGGCTGCCGGCTGTCCGGTGGCGGTTTCCCGCATTTATGGCATGCCGGAGCAGGTAGCAGACGCCGCTTTGCTATTCGACCCAGAATCAGTAAATGAAATTGCTCAAGTTATTCATAGACTCGCAACAGATGATGAACTATGTCAACGTTTGACCATAGCCGGTAAGTTGCGTGCAGCGCAATGGGGACAGCAACAATTCAATGAACGTTTTCGATTTATACTCAAATCGGTTATGCGTACATGA
- a CDS encoding glycosyltransferase family 4 protein — MKIICLCKRRPQGRDLLTRPYGRFFYLPYHLAKQGHDVTILLLGYGDDPPIHYNAHGMDWYTESLRSQIHSRGTLTYLRRARILVQTHKPDWIIGLSDTWYGIMAAHLGSQYGIKILIDAYDNYESYIPWAKPLHWAWRSALKRATALTAAGPELAALISRERAESPATVIPMAADPIFQPINDESLRRRFDLPDGVPLIGYCGALYKNRGVSTLFQAMEYLLNDVPDAKLVLSGRKEQGLKIPKKIEHAVIQLGYLPDEKMPLLLNALDILLVVNRDSAFGNYSYPVKLYEAMQCRKPVIASNVAGTRWVLRNHPECLTDAGNPEYLARHIRDALLWKTKEYTPNCDWTDSALMLSDLLETSQSAA, encoded by the coding sequence ATGAAAATAATTTGCCTATGCAAGCGCCGCCCGCAAGGAAGAGACCTTCTAACGCGCCCCTACGGACGTTTTTTTTATCTGCCTTATCATCTTGCCAAACAAGGGCACGATGTAACAATATTATTGCTCGGATACGGTGACGATCCTCCAATTCATTATAATGCGCATGGCATGGATTGGTATACTGAAAGTCTGCGTTCGCAAATTCATAGCCGTGGTACTTTGACTTATTTGAGACGTGCGCGGATACTTGTACAAACACATAAACCGGACTGGATCATTGGACTTTCTGACACGTGGTACGGCATTATGGCTGCTCATCTAGGAAGTCAATACGGCATTAAAATATTGATCGATGCCTACGATAACTACGAAAGCTATATACCATGGGCCAAACCTTTGCATTGGGCTTGGCGTTCCGCATTAAAAAGGGCCACTGCTTTAACCGCCGCCGGACCGGAATTGGCGGCTTTGATCAGTCGGGAGCGAGCAGAAAGCCCCGCAACGGTCATTCCGATGGCAGCCGACCCCATATTTCAACCTATTAATGACGAAAGTCTTCGGCGGCGGTTCGATTTGCCTGACGGAGTACCGCTAATTGGTTATTGCGGGGCACTTTATAAAAACAGGGGGGTTAGCACGTTGTTTCAAGCAATGGAATATTTGCTCAATGACGTTCCCGACGCCAAACTGGTCCTTTCCGGGCGTAAAGAACAAGGCCTCAAAATACCCAAAAAAATTGAGCACGCGGTAATCCAACTCGGTTATCTGCCGGACGAGAAAATGCCGTTGCTACTTAACGCTCTGGATATTTTGTTAGTTGTTAACCGGGATTCGGCATTCGGCAATTACAGTTATCCGGTGAAATTGTATGAGGCTATGCAATGTCGTAAACCTGTCATTGCTTCGAACGTGGCCGGTACAAGGTGGGTATTGCGAAATCATCCGGAATGTTTGACAGATGCCGGAAATCCAGAGTATCTAGCCAGACATATTCGGGATGCGTTGTTATGGAAAACAAAAGAATACACGCCGAATTGTGATTGGACAGATTCAGCACTAATGTTGAGCGATTTGCTAGAAACCTCTCAATCCGCAGCGTAA
- a CDS encoding class I SAM-dependent methyltransferase has translation MNSTIHKYWNSLGMLPKELYGCYPMGGGGLLEAPYRHFFEVKHLQRIIPLNKDMNILELGCGNGRWAVSLAPLVNHYTGIDFSETAIDIARECIKDIGLDNIVFYKIPAMEFQADKYFDIIYFSGVTQYLQDDEIIKILSNLKPYLKQSTIIIDRSTLNYKTREISDLQNYYSIYRTPHELSELFNTFEFKKYYQQRSYRFLRGVRFLNRTPVINALCIVSDLAKPISYYLMYTISWIADHINPIPFEGGNRSHDFILFKRSEG, from the coding sequence ATGAACTCAACCATACACAAATATTGGAATTCTTTGGGGATGCTACCAAAGGAGTTATATGGTTGCTATCCAATGGGAGGAGGAGGTCTTCTAGAAGCTCCTTATCGGCATTTTTTTGAAGTTAAGCATCTCCAAAGAATTATTCCACTTAATAAGGACATGAATATTTTGGAACTTGGCTGCGGTAATGGCCGTTGGGCGGTATCACTCGCCCCATTAGTAAATCATTACACAGGCATTGATTTTAGCGAAACTGCTATTGACATTGCACGAGAATGCATCAAAGATATTGGACTAGATAATATTGTTTTTTATAAAATTCCTGCCATGGAGTTTCAAGCCGACAAATATTTCGATATAATTTACTTTTCTGGAGTAACTCAGTATCTGCAAGACGATGAAATAATAAAAATATTAAGTAACCTCAAGCCATATTTGAAACAGAGCACCATAATAATTGATCGAAGTACATTAAACTATAAAACCCGAGAAATATCAGACCTACAAAATTATTACTCTATTTATAGAACACCACACGAGCTTTCTGAACTATTCAATACATTTGAATTTAAAAAATATTATCAACAACGAAGTTACAGATTTCTAAGAGGCGTACGGTTTTTAAATAGAACTCCAGTCATAAACGCTCTTTGTATAGTATCAGACTTAGCTAAGCCGATTTCATATTATTTAATGTATACTATTTCCTGGATAGCTGATCATATTAATCCAATTCCATTTGAAGGTGGAAACAGATCGCACGACTTTATTCTTTTTAAACGATCAGAGGGATAG
- the apgM gene encoding 2,3-bisphosphoglycerate-independent phosphoglycerate mutase, producing MKTVMIVIDGLGDEPIPELNGKTPLQVAHAPNIHFIANRGQIGRIQTTFPGFPIESMVCIMGLLGYAPEKYYPCGRASFEAMAKGIPLKQNDLVLRCNLVTIDPKKQILKDFTAGLINDSHARALISKIDLPFDNWELYPGQSYRNILIIRGANVSAKDIKCFEPHMHINGNVRKLLPCGTTPTAKQLADQLDEFLMGTQKQIKNMSISGQCTANMLWLWSPSIKPIWPSFTQQHGLRGAVVGGLDFLHGIAMAAGMHFDVIPGATGYIDTDYQAKADYTIKYLKDYDFILTHINATDEEAHQRNFTGKIEAIERIDHFVVAPILTELVRKYSAEFKIIICGDHGTRCRDGKHISSPVPYSLYGNNIKACNTDQFCESSCSLHPPINSLFVIEKLIEKQKA from the coding sequence ATGAAAACGGTGATGATAGTTATCGATGGATTGGGGGATGAGCCTATTCCTGAACTAAACGGTAAAACTCCCTTGCAGGTTGCTCATGCGCCTAATATTCACTTTATAGCAAACCGTGGTCAGATAGGTAGAATTCAAACAACATTTCCTGGTTTCCCCATTGAAAGCATGGTCTGTATCATGGGACTGTTGGGTTATGCGCCAGAAAAATATTATCCATGCGGAAGAGCTTCATTTGAGGCCATGGCAAAAGGTATTCCGCTAAAACAAAATGATCTTGTTTTGCGTTGCAACTTAGTCACGATTGACCCGAAAAAGCAAATATTAAAAGACTTTACCGCAGGCCTCATCAATGACAGCCATGCTCGAGCCTTAATTTCAAAAATAGACCTCCCATTCGATAATTGGGAATTATATCCAGGCCAAAGTTATCGCAACATTTTAATAATTAGAGGCGCCAATGTTTCCGCTAAAGATATAAAATGTTTTGAACCACACATGCATATCAATGGCAATGTGAGGAAGTTGTTACCCTGTGGTACAACGCCAACAGCAAAACAACTCGCTGATCAACTTGACGAGTTTTTAATGGGCACGCAAAAACAAATAAAGAACATGTCAATCTCAGGGCAGTGTACCGCAAATATGCTTTGGCTATGGAGCCCATCCATTAAACCGATATGGCCATCGTTTACGCAACAACATGGTTTACGTGGTGCTGTTGTTGGAGGTCTTGATTTTTTGCACGGCATTGCAATGGCGGCAGGTATGCATTTTGACGTTATACCCGGCGCAACAGGGTATATCGATACCGATTATCAAGCAAAAGCAGACTATACAATTAAATATTTAAAGGATTATGATTTTATTCTGACGCATATTAATGCAACTGATGAAGAAGCACACCAAAGAAACTTTACTGGAAAAATAGAGGCCATAGAAAGAATTGATCATTTTGTTGTTGCTCCCATCCTAACTGAATTAGTGAGAAAGTATTCAGCGGAATTCAAAATTATAATTTGTGGAGATCATGGAACTCGCTGTAGAGATGGTAAGCACATCTCTTCACCTGTCCCATACTCTTTATATGGAAATAATATAAAAGCATGTAACACAGACCAATTTTGTGAGTCTTCTTGTTCGTTACACCCCCCCATTAACTCACTTTTTGTTATTGAAAAGTTAATAGAAAAACAGAAAGCATGA
- a CDS encoding class I SAM-dependent DNA methyltransferase, whose protein sequence is MSEVFDHYALYYDLLYRDKDYAAEAAYVASHIREFNPSAKTILELGCGTGGHAEFFARMGFTVVGIDMSVTMLNQAEMRKAKLPTEIAERLTFIQGDVRSIRTGEQYDAVISLFHVMSYQTSNADLENSFATAAVHLKPSGVFLFDFWYGPAVLIQKPEVRVKRLEDNTIKVTRIAEPVLHANANVADVNYTIFIEDNLTGKAKQIRETHKMRYLFLPELNWMLPSSNLEIKIHYAWLECIPLSFDSWSGVILAIPHKI, encoded by the coding sequence ATGAGTGAGGTATTCGACCACTATGCCCTCTATTACGATTTACTTTATCGAGATAAGGATTATGCGGCTGAAGCGGCGTATGTGGCTTCTCATATCAGGGAGTTTAACCCATCGGCAAAAACGATATTAGAACTTGGTTGCGGCACAGGTGGACACGCCGAGTTTTTTGCACGCATGGGTTTTACGGTTGTTGGCATAGATATGAGCGTAACGATGCTTAATCAAGCTGAAATGCGGAAAGCCAAGTTACCAACCGAAATCGCAGAAAGGCTTACATTTATTCAGGGTGATGTGCGTAGTATTCGCACTGGGGAACAATATGATGCCGTGATATCACTATTTCATGTAATGAGTTATCAAACATCCAATGCGGATCTGGAAAATAGCTTTGCAACCGCGGCAGTTCATTTAAAACCTAGCGGTGTATTTTTATTCGATTTTTGGTACGGTCCTGCGGTACTGATCCAAAAACCGGAAGTACGTGTTAAACGCTTGGAAGACAATACAATTAAAGTCACCAGAATTGCCGAACCTGTCCTTCATGCCAACGCTAACGTGGCAGATGTTAATTATACAATTTTCATTGAGGATAACTTAACAGGAAAAGCCAAACAGATACGGGAAACTCATAAAATGAGGTATTTATTTTTACCCGAACTAAATTGGATGTTACCTTCGTCTAATTTGGAAATAAAAATCCATTATGCTTGGTTAGAATGTATTCCCTTATCTTTTGATAGTTGGTCTGGTGTAATTCTAGCCATACCGCATAAAATTTGA
- a CDS encoding CDP-glycerol glycerophosphotransferase family protein, whose amino-acid sequence MDIYKSPLYQAIKLKLDLRKITNQKIVAFDLASLGEIQFFEPVLRLYAKNKPDDKILIIYRDNTNHQFGKLFEDIGDRFIYIENELLRSFFYPEIDIFITTEQYSHGLDFVYSIVLFHGQPSKGLTFTKEIINSFDALFFYGPMHKDAFKNFLTDWNIDHPNHLDTYEIGYPKSDNLLNGHINTIDLTESLHLDPTKKTLLYAPAFNEGASLRKHGLEIIRILCGLNKFNILVKLPIDCWESNKNFYSTGGVNWFDEIGKLEEVFSNLWLFRDFKIDPLLALSDILITCISSVSFEFLALQKPVIFIETPEYFNNYLKSIFPQIDTSSWASRTTINGGKEFGLVIKNIYDLPKAIMQVLDNPDDYPFQKEYIKQYILYNPGHATVTAVNHIFEILNSNRKSRRPFPFSHLFRSLYKFLPEPIRSAARFIKHLPNNFFNRSLRKINLIINYFGFTVSKSGMGYIDPAQTIHNAQKSGLSICDYLENKEPDKRKHGRRNRIINKLAEYNTLSSCTTALEIGPGTGMYLEKVLELAKPIRYEIYETHRGWINYLKSKFEKSSSCTLVVHTANGHSLDQTQSNSCNIVHAHGVFVYIPILNTLHYISESARVLAPGGFLVFDCLTEDCLNYNDAKRWLESSMRFPVIIQHSLLMEYTVNEGFVFIGKFTEVYGFSRVNYYIFRKKI is encoded by the coding sequence ATGGATATATATAAATCACCTTTATATCAAGCGATAAAACTAAAGCTGGATCTACGAAAAATTACGAATCAAAAAATTGTAGCTTTTGACCTTGCGTCACTTGGAGAAATTCAATTTTTTGAACCTGTACTTCGATTATATGCAAAAAATAAACCTGATGATAAAATTTTAATTATTTATCGCGATAACACAAACCATCAGTTCGGCAAGTTATTTGAAGATATTGGTGATAGATTTATTTATATTGAAAATGAACTATTAAGAAGTTTTTTTTATCCAGAAATAGACATTTTTATAACTACCGAACAATATAGCCATGGCCTGGACTTTGTTTACAGTATAGTTCTTTTTCATGGACAACCATCAAAAGGCTTAACCTTCACTAAAGAAATTATAAATTCGTTCGATGCATTGTTTTTTTATGGTCCGATGCACAAAGATGCATTTAAAAACTTTTTAACTGACTGGAATATTGATCACCCAAATCACCTTGATACTTATGAAATTGGTTATCCAAAATCAGATAATCTACTTAATGGACACATCAATACCATTGATTTAACTGAATCTTTACATCTTGACCCAACAAAAAAAACACTGCTCTATGCCCCTGCATTTAACGAAGGAGCATCATTAAGAAAACACGGCCTTGAAATTATACGCATTCTATGCGGCCTAAATAAATTTAATATACTAGTTAAACTTCCAATTGATTGCTGGGAATCAAATAAAAATTTTTATAGCACTGGAGGAGTTAACTGGTTTGATGAAATTGGGAAATTAGAGGAGGTTTTTTCTAATTTATGGCTATTCCGCGATTTCAAAATAGACCCATTACTCGCATTATCAGATATTCTTATAACGTGCATTAGCAGCGTTTCTTTTGAATTTCTTGCCTTACAAAAGCCAGTTATATTTATTGAAACCCCTGAATACTTCAATAACTACCTAAAATCAATATTTCCGCAAATAGACACATCCTCATGGGCTTCTAGAACCACTATAAATGGCGGAAAAGAGTTCGGATTGGTTATTAAAAATATTTACGATCTTCCTAAAGCCATCATGCAGGTACTTGACAACCCAGACGACTACCCTTTTCAAAAGGAATACATAAAACAATACATTTTATATAACCCTGGCCATGCTACTGTTACAGCTGTCAATCATATTTTTGAAATATTAAATAGCAACAGAAAATCAAGACGCCCATTTCCTTTCTCCCACTTATTTCGTAGCTTATACAAATTTCTACCTGAACCAATAAGGTCTGCGGCACGCTTTATAAAGCATCTGCCAAACAACTTTTTTAACAGAAGCCTGCGAAAAATAAATTTAATTATCAATTATTTTGGATTTACAGTTTCAAAATCTGGAATGGGATATATTGACCCCGCTCAAACCATTCATAATGCTCAAAAATCTGGATTATCAATTTGCGATTATTTAGAAAACAAAGAACCTGACAAACGAAAACATGGTAGAAGAAACAGAATAATAAATAAACTAGCAGAATATAACACATTATCCTCTTGCACAACCGCTCTAGAAATTGGTCCCGGAACAGGCATGTATTTGGAAAAAGTTTTAGAGCTAGCAAAGCCTATTAGATATGAAATCTACGAAACTCACCGGGGATGGATAAATTATTTAAAGTCAAAGTTCGAAAAGTCTTCATCTTGCACACTTGTAGTTCATACGGCTAATGGTCACTCCTTAGATCAAACTCAATCAAACTCCTGCAATATTGTCCATGCACATGGCGTATTTGTTTATATTCCAATTCTAAATACTTTGCATTACATTTCCGAATCAGCTCGCGTTTTAGCACCAGGCGGCTTTCTTGTTTTTGACTGCTTAACCGAAGACTGTTTAAACTACAATGACGCTAAGCGATGGCTCGAAAGTTCAATGAGATTTCCGGTTATAATTCAACACTCCCTACTTATGGAATACACAGTCAATGAAGGTTTTGTTTTCATAGGAAAATTCACTGAAGTTTATGGTTTTTCAAGAGTTAATTATTATATTTTTAGGAAAAAAATATAA
- a CDS encoding aspartate/glutamate racemase family protein, with product MTPPKTIGILGGMGPYATISFYQKILDLSGATKDWEHCRTVIDVNTHIPSRSRHYLYHEASPVPAMIQSCKCLENYPVDFIVIPCNSASHYIHEIQSSIETPIINIMEITVQKLLQHYPLAKNISVLGGAITYYAKTYKPYLENNGFNYLHHSEPLQRKAEEIIEKIKLNTLTSKIELDLNLLLSQLHKEQRFDVLIFGCTEFGCLHNIDSDISIIDSSLALAQYAINYANGYI from the coding sequence ATGACACCTCCTAAGACAATTGGCATCCTTGGTGGAATGGGGCCTTATGCAACCATTTCTTTTTACCAAAAAATCCTTGACCTTAGCGGGGCAACTAAAGATTGGGAGCATTGTCGGACAGTCATTGATGTTAACACCCACATTCCGAGTCGATCCCGTCATTATTTGTATCATGAAGCATCGCCTGTTCCAGCAATGATTCAAAGTTGTAAGTGCCTCGAAAATTATCCAGTAGACTTTATTGTTATTCCTTGCAATAGCGCTTCACATTATATCCACGAAATACAATCTTCAATTGAAACTCCTATCATAAATATTATGGAAATTACTGTTCAGAAGTTGCTTCAGCATTATCCATTGGCCAAAAATATTTCTGTCTTAGGCGGAGCTATAACTTACTATGCCAAAACTTATAAACCTTATCTTGAGAACAATGGATTCAATTATCTTCATCACTCAGAACCACTTCAAAGAAAAGCCGAAGAAATTATAGAAAAAATCAAATTAAATACATTAACCAGTAAAATTGAATTAGATTTAAATCTACTTTTATCACAATTACATAAAGAACAAAGATTTGATGTTTTAATTTTTGGGTGCACAGAATTTGGCTGCCTACATAACATAGATAGCGACATATCTATTATTGATTCGAGCCTTGCCCTAGCTCAATATGCAATCAATTACGCCAATGGATATATATAA
- a CDS encoding cupin domain-containing protein: MIERINNQDQELAVIIRHSFKKEGIEFFTPGTYSQQIGYMNRPVGYKIPPHVHNPVAREVHYTNEVLFVKSGRVRVDFYSAEQEYLESTILETGDVVLLALGGHGFEMLEATEIIEVKQGPYAGDQDKTRFDSIDNDQIKMRKLE; this comes from the coding sequence TTGATAGAACGAATTAACAACCAAGATCAAGAGCTTGCCGTTATCATTCGCCACTCCTTCAAAAAAGAAGGCATCGAGTTTTTTACACCCGGCACTTATTCCCAGCAAATCGGCTATATGAACCGCCCCGTCGGTTATAAAATTCCACCGCACGTTCATAATCCTGTCGCTCGAGAAGTTCACTATACTAACGAGGTATTGTTTGTTAAAAGCGGCCGAGTCCGGGTTGATTTCTATTCCGCTGAGCAGGAATACCTGGAAAGCACCATACTCGAAACCGGCGATGTGGTTCTGCTTGCTCTTGGTGGCCACGGCTTTGAAATGCTCGAAGCCACCGAAATCATAGAAGTTAAACAAGGACCTTACGCGGGAGATCAGGATAAAACCCGCTTTGACTCTATCGATAATGACCAAATCAAAATGAGAAAGCTCGAATGA
- a CDS encoding glycosyltransferase family 2 protein: protein MNHPLISVVIPARDRELTIGYCLRSVFAQTYPHFEIIVVDDGSSDNTVGEVLAFTDRRLRYVRHDSAKGAQAARNTGVKAAQGQWIAFLDSDDEWLPTKLEKQINVLDSHGWNQRLVIHANMFRFISATGQRKRWKLPIIEGSNAYLSVLRTPGPVFPTIVVAKSALEEIGWLDEQAPSYQEWDTAIRLAKICNFVQIREPLAVYWLHDGETISKNGQLDINGYRYIIEKHREEILRVAGSAVWNRHMMRLARRCANYGFFNDSNSVIKQIPLLSYYHGLALAYLYLAIFKRFVLLDFKSIKNNIRL from the coding sequence ATGAACCATCCTTTAATCTCGGTTGTTATTCCCGCACGCGACAGGGAGCTTACGATAGGATATTGCTTGCGCTCAGTATTTGCGCAAACTTATCCACATTTTGAAATTATAGTGGTAGATGACGGATCTAGTGACAATACAGTCGGAGAAGTGCTGGCATTTACGGATCGGCGATTACGATATGTTCGACATGATTCAGCCAAAGGAGCGCAAGCGGCAAGGAACACCGGAGTAAAAGCTGCCCAAGGTCAATGGATTGCTTTTTTAGACAGCGATGATGAGTGGTTACCTACGAAACTGGAAAAACAGATCAATGTGCTGGACTCTCATGGATGGAATCAACGACTAGTCATCCATGCCAATATGTTCAGATTCATATCTGCTACCGGTCAGAGAAAGCGGTGGAAGTTACCAATCATAGAAGGAAGTAATGCTTATTTGTCGGTTTTGCGAACACCTGGACCTGTTTTTCCAACAATCGTCGTTGCAAAATCAGCCTTGGAAGAGATTGGCTGGCTTGATGAACAAGCGCCATCCTATCAAGAGTGGGATACGGCTATAAGACTCGCAAAAATTTGTAATTTCGTCCAAATTCGCGAACCTTTGGCTGTGTACTGGCTACATGATGGCGAAACAATATCCAAAAATGGTCAACTAGATATTAATGGATACCGTTATATTATCGAAAAACATCGAGAAGAAATCCTTCGCGTGGCAGGTAGCGCGGTATGGAACAGACATATGATGCGCTTGGCGCGTAGATGCGCAAATTATGGTTTTTTTAATGATTCCAATTCAGTTATCAAACAAATCCCCTTGTTAAGCTATTACCATGGCCTTGCACTGGCATATTTATATTTAGCAATTTTCAAAAGATTTGTGTTGTTGGATTTTAAAAGTATAAAAAACAATATTAGGCTTTGA